Genomic segment of Panicum virgatum strain AP13 chromosome 2K, P.virgatum_v5, whole genome shotgun sequence:
CAGAGTTCAACCATGAGCAAGGTGGAAGGGCCACTGCTCCGTCGCGTCTCCCAAGGCCAAGGAttcaccgccggcgaccgcaccaccggccgccgcaTCGACATTACTGCCGAACACAAACTCGCCCCCGCTCTTGGCCGCTTCATCGTCATGCGTGTCGTCGTTCCTGCTCGCGCTGCCGCTGCCAGAGTCACCACCTTCCTCCGTGATGGGGATGCGCCCGCCGTCAAGAAGCGACACGCCCTCGTTGCGCGCCCGCACCGTccaggacggcggcgacgaggaggtcgATCCCGGCGACACGAGGATGGGGCTGCCCGGCTGCAGCTGGTAATACGCGTTGAGGaggccctccgcgccgccgccgccagagaagtgctgctggtgctggtggtcTGCCGCCGCGACGGGGTGCCAGAGGAAGCGGGCGAAAGGGACCTCCGGCGAGGACGGCGTGGTGGCCAGCGGGTGGGGACTGCACGAGAGCTCCGCGGGGGGTGTGAGCGGCGCGGTGGACGGCTCGGTGAGGCCCGCGGAGAAGGTCGGCGGCGacaccagctgctgcggctcCCGGGCGTACGGCCCGACGGCGAAGATGGAGGCCGTGGGCGAGCtgtagctgctgctggtggtggtgtggGCGTTCACGAGCGCCGCGGGCGACGGCGACCAGGAGGTGAGCGcggacgacgccggcgacggcggcggcgccacgaaGGCCACCGCGGGCTGCGGCGCGTGGCGGGTGCTGTGGAACAAGCCGCTGGAACCGGCGGCGCTCGCTGCGCCAGCCTCCGGCGACGCGTCGGCAATGCGCTGCGGGTGGCCGTGGGGCCGGAAGCACGCGAGCTTCGCCCTGACGCGCGACCACCATCGCGTCGTCTTCTGCATGCCATCATTCCAAAGGTCCACAAGCAAACAGACAACTCCATCAGAACACACACTGTTTTTAAACTAGTTTCCTGATTTCCTCTGATGGATGAGCTACAACGCTATTGTTGAATCAATTAGCAACATCAGCGACATGTGCTCTTGTTCTTGATTAAATTTGTGAAACTCGTCAGCTGATAACTGGAAGGAACCATGATCGAACAAGTAAGACGGCAAGCAGCAAGAGTGCAGAACAGGCGTAGTAACGTACCGTGGCGGCGCAGCTGgcgtggtcgtcgtcgtcgtcgtcgagctgCTGGCGGAGTTGCAGGCGGCCTGCGCTGGTGGTGgttctcgcggcggcggcgaggacgatggCCGCGGCGTTCACCGTGGCTTCATCCTGCTGCCGCTGCATCCTTCTCCTAATAATCTCCTTTCCGCTGAATCAATCGATGGGATTGAAGGAAGAAGCTAACTTTTCAGGTGATGGATTTGGATGGACGGATGGGGATGGAGGGAGAAGCTAGACTCCTGGACGGCGGCTGGACTAGTACATGGCCGGATTGAAGCAGGAGCTGAAAGAAGAGACGAAAGGAGCTGAGCTGATGATCTTTGCTAGCTCCTCCGTCCCATGGAACCCGATCCGAGCCAACCTTTGACGCCATGGTTGACCGCGCGCGCGAGTCAGTCAAGTACGGGCGCACTCACTAACGGATCACCCAATTAGCGGCGAGAACGGGAGGACCGGTAACTAGTTCCATCCATTCTGTCACTGTCGATTCCGAGTCCATGGGCGGCTCGCGCAGCTCGGGTCGTGCGCCACGTGAAGCAGCAGCGCAAATAATCTGTGGCCAAATGCGATCCACCACCTCCGAACAAAAATCCTCGCCCGCCTCGCACGATCCGTCACGGCACGCGGCGGAGCGGACGTCCATGTCGCTCCCCGGTCTTGCGTGACCTCACTCCTCGTGCGTCGTCGGGGCACGGCTGGGCAAAGCCGTCATCTGGAACAGAGCTGGGCGGAATATGTTACAGCCGTTGTTTTCTCGAGTTCCAGGTTCTGGCAGCGCGTAGGATTGCGCAGCATAAGTCAAGTCACGGTCATGTTTGGAGCGAGGGAACGCAAAATCGAGGAATGGGGAAAAAACGGAGGATCGGAGTTTGTATGCTTTGACAAAACTGAGGAAAATTTTTAGAAGGTGTTAGGAACGTAGAAATTCAAACACaggaactactccctccgtctcaaattataagtcatttcaagaataTTATAGAGTCAAACTATAtcaaaatttgatcaaaattatatagagaaacacaaaaatttatgacatcaaatagatatactatacaaatataactaacaaagaatataataatacttaattggtatcgtaaatgttattattttgttatataaatttagtcaaatttgTAAAATTGTGActccaaaattcttgaaatgacttataatttagaacggacaGATTTTCTCTTTAATATTTAGTACAAATTTATGAAGAGGAGCAGTGGATATTCTTGGAGCACTTTTTGCACCCCTAGTTTTTTTTACTTGGATCAAACCAACCGATTGCTCTCGGCCACACATTAACGTTCCATATCCCTTGTGCCCAAAAATAAAACGTTCCATATCCCTTCGATATTCATCCTCCCCTTCACTGTTCGCTGTACCTTCTGCGTTCATATGCCATGACAGACAGCATCCTCTGCCATGTTAGCTAGTTCAAGGAGCGCGCATGCACTCCGGTGACCGGAGTAGTCCGGTGTTGGTGACGCACCCAATCACTGCATGGCGACGGCACTGTAAGCAGCGTTCTCTTTTTTCGGTGCTAttcacactactagaaaacgggccaaacgTGTTGGTCAAATGTACCAATTACTATTGTAACCGGTACTAATGTCACGTATCAGTACTGTCTGCAAAAGCAgcgatcaaaggtaaggggtttcgtaccgggttaaagcatcacccggtaccaaaaccccagtataggcaccgtttagtgccaccaaccggtaccaaaagaacaaggagaaatatgtaccggttggtgccaccaaccggtgcctaaagggcggacaatggcaccgggttttgctatgacccggtgccgccacgtgcccaccacaaaggcaccggttggtaacttcAACCCGTAGCTTATGTctattgtttggcaccggttgttgagcaccaaccggtgcctttgacccgcgcctataaataccccaacccctccctcctccaagctgctgtgaactcactgttcatggcagctgagtgaggggagaggaggggaatttttgtttttttcccaaaaaaagttagttatttttctccataacttaacaattggtttttagaagcagttatcacttaatttagtttatacatgtgataattatttttagttgtagcatcttattgtagttatatgcgttatcaatttatttgatatgtgaatactatcaaattattgtatttatatgttttatcaatttatttgataagtgaatagtatgtatttattatagttatatgcattatcaattatatatttgaattcaaattttgtatggaaatattatcaattacatatgcaTGCTGCGCCAATTCGAGACCCGCAGCTCAGCTAGGCCTACCGCTACTACGCTGCAGCGTGCGCGTCTACAAAAAAAACATTATCGTGCCAGTGCCATTAATACAGCCAGAATTATCGTGCCAAAGAGAATCATTGCACAGATGATGATCCCAAATCCTCAAGGCTCTAGGCAAACAAACCATGGTCCATATATAGAAATAAAGTATTTTACCCAGTCATGGAGCCAGAAGGCCACGTGCGtcgtttttaaaaaaaatataaagttccatatagagaaacaaagtttttaTACAGCCATGCAGTCAGAAGGCCATATGCATcattataattttgtagttaaGTTTTATTAATAGCATATTCAATgttagttataaattggtagtatgaatgaactattgtacactacaatgatgtatataaatatattgtggacccagatgagtcagcaatggatgtacatggtcGACCGGCGGTTTCGTtagttgtccatgcaaattctgtaagaatgagaatgattactcatcatcaagaaccatccacagtcacttgttcaatagtggtttcatgccgaattACTatatttggaccaagcatggagaaAAATGAATTAtactggataataatgtagaagaagaggacatgattcctgactttgcagctaATTATGATGcttttttcaatgacactgcaatgggtgagcctgaagaagatcctgaaggatacgttgtagaagatgatcttggtcagatgctgcacgaagctgaggaagattgcgaaacagaaaaggaatcgagagatctgaagcgtatgtttgaggactacagaacattgttgtaccctgattgcaaacaaggccaaaaaaagttgggtaccacattagaattattgcaatggatggcatcaaatggtttgtctgacaagggattcgaggagttgctgaaacttataaaaaacttactccctgagggtaacaccttgccagcgacaacatacgaagcaaaaaaagttgtttgtcctttaggattagaggcacagaagatacatgcttgtcttaatgactgcatcctatatcgaggtgagtatgaaaatttggattcatgccctgtatgcaacacatgccggtataagatccctcgagatgatctaTGCGACATTGAgaggatgcgtgtcaagaagagggtgcctgccaaggtgatgtggtatttccctctaataccacgtctgaaacgtttgttcatgaacaaaacaaatgctaaattgatgcgatggcacaaagaagaacgtaagcaagacaatatgttgagacaccccactgatgggtcgcagtggagaaaagtggacagaacattcccaatatttgcaaatgatgcgaggaatataaggttcgatTTAAGTACGGATGTCATGAATCCTTTCgttgagcagagcagtggccatagtacctggcctatGACActttgtatatacaaccttcctctcTGGGTGTATGAGGCGGAAATttattatgatgccggtgcttatccccggcccgaagcaacccggtaacgatatagatgtgtatctgaaaccactgattgaggatcttctattgttgtggaaagaggagggtgttcgtatgtgggatgcgcacgcagaggaacattttaaccttcgtgcattgcttttcgtgaccaccaacgattggccagcactaagcaacctctccggacaatccaataaaagttatagggcatgcacccattgtttagaagaaaccgacagcacgtacctccagcactgtaggaagatcgtgtatatgggtcatcgtcgattttttccgatcaagcacccattaaggaggaggcatgctcactccgatggaaaggcagatcatcgtaccaagcctagacaccgttgtgggaaaatagtgtttgaaatggtcaaagatataaaagtagtttcggaaaaggacccggcagcagatcagtgcagagtgatgacggacgtgcacctatgtggaagaagaagagtattttttgggagttacctcattgggaagtcttagatgtccgccacgcaattgatgtgatgcacctaacaaagaatctttgtgtgaaccttctaggcttccttggtgtctacggtaagccaaaggatacattggaagcgcggcaagatcttcaacgtatgaaacaacgagccgccctacatccagaaaaaatggataaaggacgtcattacctaggtcctgcatgatacactcttagtaaggtagagaagcaaagtatgttcgactgtttgaacaatatcaaggtcccatcaggctactcttcgaatataaagaggctactgaacttgaaagagaagaaattcgcacacgtaaagtcccatgactgtcatgtgttgatgacacaattgattccagttgcacttagaggtattctatcagctaatgttcgagcaacaatcataaagctatgcgccttcctcaacacaatttctcagaaggcaatcgatccatcgagtttaagcaggctacaagaggatgttgtccaaagtttagtcagtcttgaaatgatattttctccatcattcttcaatattatgacacatcttctagttcacctggtcaaagagattggtattctcggtcctatttttcttcataatatgttcccttttgaacgatactttgcagtcctaaaaaATACATTCATAAttgggctcgtccagaaggaagcattgcgaagggttacgtcacagaggaggtcattgagttttgtgttgactatgtggaagaattCTGCCcgattgggattccagtatcacgtcatgagggtggctgattggaaagggcacacttggaagaaaatcagtaaatgccacagatcatgccacattgagcaaagcacatctcacagttctgcaataatcagccttggtggctccatacatggaggagcacatgcaaattgtgcgaagcatgtaccctttgaagtctgagacatggattacaaaacatcataacgatacattcgccacctggttgcagaaggaagtcatggccaatgatcaaattcatgagcagctagcttggctggccaggggtccggcaaattcaatcctgatgtaccaaggatatgaaattaatagtTATACATTTtgtacaagagcccaagataacaagagtaCCAATCAAAAAAGTGGTGTCTGTATAGATGCCactgactctagtggccaaacgaactcatattttggttacattgaagagatctgggaactcgactatgggccgttgaagatccctctatttcgttgccaatgggttaaactcacaggaaaaggtgtcgatatcgatgagtacggaatgacaacggtagacctcaaagagcttggctatcgagatgaACCATTCATCCTAGCTAAAGAtatcactcaagttttctatgtgcaggacatgtctagcaaaccaaGAAAAGATAAGTCCAGAAATAAATCAAGTCTTCTAGGTgcgggagatgagccaaagcgccatataGTTCAGGCAGGCAAaagaaaattgtgggagtcgacgatgtcacagatgaagaagaatacaacaaggtcgaagatatgactccgttcatagtggaggttgacacaagtattcttttagccgaagaggaggctccctacgcacgccatgatcacaatgaagggacgattgtaaagcgaaccattgttaatattccattagttaaatgattatgtcttgtaatattttctgtgaacatgcTCTTAATGATTATCTTTGATTGTTATAgcaattatctgatttattatgcaatttaaTATTGCTCCCAATGAATTATTagattattatgcaattaaatgatttattaggcaattctcatgtttattatgcaattaaatgatttattatggaCTCTGGTTGCTAACAAGCGGCCATGTACCAATAGAAAGCAAAAGACAAAAAAATATCTCCGTTCGCAGTAGAGGTTGACAATTATCTCTGATTGTTATGGCAATTATCTGATTTGTTAGGCAATTAATAGAATTATTGGgcatttaacaaatttattaggtaattatcagatttattatgaaattaaatgatttattagacaattaatAGAATTATTAAGATTTTAACAAATTTATAAAACAATTACTAGATTTTTATGcaattatctaatttattagacaattaatAGAATTATTGGGTATTTAACAAAATTATCAGACTTTTTATGCTATTATCTGATTTATTAGGAAATTAATAAAATTATTGGAtatttaacaaatttattatgcaattatcagattttttatgcaattatctgatttattaggcaattaatagaattattgggcatttaacaaaattattaggcaattatcagACTTTTTATGCAAGTATCTtatttatttggcaattaatgaaATTATTAGgcatttaacaaatttattaggcaattatcagaatttttatgcaattatcttatttatttggcaattaatgaaATTATTGGgtatttaataaatttattaggcaattaatagttttgttatgcaattatttgatttattaagcAACTAATAGAATTATTGGGCATTTAACAAATCCGATGAATAACCTATTGGTACAGGTTGAAAtcttcaaccggtaccaaagacccCGTTCAAAAAAAAGGGTGGGCGCTGGTGTCGAACTCGGGCTATGGCACACAGAATATTTCGGGTTACCACTGGGATACTCGGTGAATTCAATCCTATTGGCGGCAAAATACCTAAAATACAGAGGGTTCAGAAgccataggtaccggttttagCTTTTCAACTAGTGCCTTAGGtccttttcatttcccgcccgttggagTCTTAAGGTACCGGGTGCATTTATAACCGGTACCTATGTGGTGCCTAGGGTACCGGTTGgaacttcaaccggtgccttaggccctcttaggcaccggttgattttATCACCCGGTATCAAAGGCTtgtgttatatatattggcgtggcccttctcttcttcctccacacTCTGCCGATCGTCCTCCGCGccctgtggcagccccgcctaaattaatccggcttaagtgcgctaaccattatcagaacgac
This window contains:
- the LOC120671840 gene encoding uncharacterized protein At1g76660-like; its protein translation is MQRQQDEATVNAAAIVLAAAARTTTSAGRLQLRQQLDDDDDDHASCAATKTTRWWSRVRAKLACFRPHGHPQRIADASPEAGAASAAGSSGLFHSTRHAPQPAVAFVAPPPSPASSALTSWSPSPAALVNAHTTTSSSYSSPTASIFAVGPYAREPQQLVSPPTFSAGLTEPSTAPLTPPAELSCSPHPLATTPSSPEVPFARFLWHPVAAADHQHQQHFSGGGGAEGLLNAYYQLQPGSPILVSPGSTSSSPPSWTVRARNEGVSLLDGGRIPITEEGGDSGSGSASRNDDTHDDEAAKSGGEFVFGSNVDAAAGGAVAGGESLALGDATEQWPFHLAHG